From Actinomyces slackii, a single genomic window includes:
- the murJ gene encoding murein biosynthesis integral membrane protein MurJ: MRVADDGAGGGPAPGPRRARSALGAAGGVAGLTLIARALGFLRWIAQASAVGAGTVAGAYASANQLPNVLYEVVVGGALAATIVPLLAPAVAASRRQEAERTAGALLGIVLVLLVPLGAALALAAEPIAGLLPVSQGEDSAVQIALAADFLRMFALQVPLYGVGVVLTGVLQAHNRFGWTAITPILSSVVVMAAYGLYGAMTQGAEGASDAALRVLGWGTTAGVAALSLPLLWPIHRMGLRLRPSIRLDAAAWGRALRLGSAGVVTLVAQQISVLAVLALARWGGTTGTVAVHQYTQAVYVLPYAVLAVPVATVLYPRLSAAFDERARAGGPGPGQDRAGVGSGARELSARATAAVSAVAVAGAGMLLAASHGAERFFLLLADVQGMSMALATLAPGIVGYCLIYQITRVLFAADRARDAALVTAAGWLLVAVVSWLAVGGLSRGGDAPATLLGLAVGQSAGMILAGAGLMAVMARFLGWTVLRPSLRVLGAAAPVALVGGLAVRAASAALASPWAGIAVAATGALLTAAAALGAAHLADRGLLSGLRAPSAPLSETE; the protein is encoded by the coding sequence ATGAGGGTGGCCGACGACGGCGCGGGCGGCGGGCCGGCGCCGGGCCCGAGGCGAGCGCGCAGCGCCCTGGGGGCAGCGGGGGGAGTGGCCGGCCTGACCCTCATCGCCCGCGCCCTGGGATTCCTGCGGTGGATCGCTCAGGCCTCCGCGGTGGGCGCGGGGACCGTGGCCGGGGCCTACGCCAGCGCCAATCAGCTCCCCAACGTCCTCTACGAGGTGGTGGTCGGCGGCGCGCTGGCCGCCACGATCGTGCCCCTCCTGGCCCCCGCCGTCGCCGCCTCCCGGCGCCAGGAGGCCGAGCGCACGGCCGGCGCGCTGCTGGGCATCGTCCTGGTGCTGCTCGTGCCCCTGGGGGCGGCCCTGGCCCTGGCGGCCGAGCCCATCGCCGGCCTCCTGCCCGTCTCCCAGGGCGAGGACAGCGCCGTGCAGATCGCGCTGGCCGCGGACTTCCTGCGCATGTTCGCCCTCCAGGTCCCCCTCTACGGCGTCGGCGTGGTGCTCACCGGTGTTCTGCAGGCTCACAACCGCTTCGGCTGGACCGCCATCACCCCGATCCTCTCCAGCGTCGTGGTCATGGCCGCCTACGGCCTCTACGGAGCCATGACCCAGGGCGCCGAGGGCGCCTCCGACGCCGCTCTGCGGGTGCTGGGATGGGGGACGACCGCGGGCGTGGCCGCCTTGAGCCTGCCGCTGCTGTGGCCCATCCACCGCATGGGGCTGCGGCTGCGGCCCAGTATCAGACTCGATGCGGCCGCATGGGGACGGGCGCTTCGGCTGGGCTCAGCCGGGGTGGTGACCCTGGTGGCTCAGCAGATCAGCGTCCTGGCCGTCCTGGCCCTGGCCCGATGGGGCGGGACAACGGGGACCGTGGCCGTCCACCAGTACACCCAGGCCGTCTACGTCCTGCCCTACGCCGTCCTGGCGGTCCCCGTGGCCACGGTCCTCTACCCGCGCCTGTCGGCGGCCTTCGACGAGCGCGCCCGGGCGGGGGGCCCCGGGCCGGGGCAGGACCGGGCGGGCGTCGGGTCGGGCGCCCGAGAGCTGTCCGCACGGGCCACCGCGGCGGTCAGCGCCGTCGCCGTGGCGGGGGCGGGGATGCTGCTGGCCGCCTCCCACGGTGCCGAGCGCTTCTTCCTGCTCCTGGCCGACGTCCAGGGGATGAGCATGGCCCTGGCCACCCTGGCGCCCGGGATCGTGGGCTACTGCCTCATCTACCAGATCACCCGCGTCCTGTTCGCCGCCGACCGCGCCCGCGACGCCGCCCTGGTCACCGCGGCGGGATGGCTCCTGGTGGCCGTGGTCTCGTGGTTGGCGGTCGGCGGGCTCTCCCGGGGCGGTGACGCCCCGGCCACCCTCCTGGGACTGGCCGTGGGGCAGAGCGCCGGCATGATCCTAGCCGGGGCGGGCCTGATGGCCGTCATGGCACGGTTCCTGGGGTGGACCGTCCTGAGGCCGAGCCTGCGCGTCCTGGGCGCCGCAGCGCCCGTGGCCCTTGTGGGCGGACTGGCTGTCCGTGCGGCGAGCGCAGCCCTGGCCTCGCCATGGGCGGGGATCGCGGTGGCCGCCACCGGGGCGCTGTTGACCGCGGCGGCCGCGCTGGGCGCCGCGCACCTGGCGGACCGCGGCCTGCTGAGCGGGCTGCGGGCGCCGTCAGCGCCACTGAGTGAGACCGAGTGA
- a CDS encoding copper transporter, with product MIDFRYHLVSLISVFLALAVGVVLGAGPLQNSLGTALNDQVAALREERKATQLQLEQTATAVNERDNYITQAAAGFLPGTLEGKTVAIVVLPEAKNEDIEAIQTQIQAAGGSVDGRFALTQEWISTSRAGYRSTYSGQVASALGEPASKDADAILGEGLGKALTSSEAEAATLKSLLTATGQPLMTVESQPSAPASMIVAVGPRPTGGPEAKATATASGSVDPAVWAKSLGGVASAATTVVVGSADGEASLIGVIRSARAQVTTVDSVGQATAAVSTPLALAATDAGTRSHYGFDEGAQAVIPPVAR from the coding sequence ATGATCGACTTCCGCTACCATCTGGTCTCCCTCATCTCGGTGTTCCTCGCCCTGGCCGTGGGCGTCGTGCTGGGGGCGGGCCCCCTGCAGAACTCCCTGGGAACCGCCCTCAACGACCAGGTCGCCGCCCTGCGGGAGGAGCGCAAGGCCACGCAGCTGCAGCTGGAGCAGACCGCCACGGCCGTCAATGAGCGCGACAACTACATCACCCAGGCCGCCGCGGGCTTCCTCCCGGGAACCCTGGAGGGCAAGACCGTGGCCATCGTGGTCCTGCCCGAGGCCAAGAACGAGGACATCGAGGCCATCCAGACCCAGATCCAGGCCGCCGGAGGGAGCGTCGACGGGCGATTCGCCCTGACCCAGGAGTGGATCTCCACCAGCCGTGCCGGCTACCGATCCACCTACTCGGGCCAGGTCGCCTCCGCCCTGGGCGAGCCCGCCTCCAAGGACGCCGACGCCATCCTGGGAGAGGGACTGGGCAAGGCGCTGACCTCCAGCGAGGCGGAGGCCGCCACCCTCAAGAGCCTGCTGACCGCCACCGGCCAGCCCCTGATGACCGTCGAGTCACAGCCCTCCGCCCCGGCATCCATGATCGTGGCGGTCGGGCCCCGCCCCACCGGCGGGCCCGAGGCGAAGGCCACCGCCACGGCCTCAGGATCCGTGGACCCCGCCGTATGGGCCAAGTCCCTGGGAGGAGTCGCCAGCGCCGCGACCACCGTCGTGGTGGGAAGCGCCGACGGCGAGGCCAGCCTCATCGGCGTCATCCGCTCCGCCAGGGCTCAGGTGACCACCGTCGACTCGGTGGGGCAGGCCACCGCCGCGGTCTCGACGCCGCTGGCCCTGGCCGCCACCGATGCGGGCACCCGAAGCCACTACGGATTCGACGAGGGTGCCCAGGCGGTGATCCCGCCCGTGGCCCGCTGA
- a CDS encoding NAD kinase has product MLFRRDLNDKPVPPHHRSAPTASALARAEQALRAHDVEPVGPGFEGEVDMVLVLGGDGTILRACEVARERDIPLVGINTGHVGFLAEADPDAVEQVVADMVAGRYTVETRTALNVEVIGPDGTVSRQWALNEAALEKRDRARMLEVAIGVDGQAVSSFGCDGLIMSTPTGSTAYAFSCGGPVIWPEVEAMLLVPIAAHALFTRPLVLGPRSCLEVVIQRAGFGGAEVWCDGRRSLDAPVGSRIRVTRAERPVRLARFNEAPFSTRLVRKLDLPVEGWRASASAESAEETGDLEDVPASPQGRGPSGGAA; this is encoded by the coding sequence ATGCTCTTCAGGCGCGACCTCAACGACAAGCCGGTGCCCCCGCACCACCGCTCAGCGCCCACCGCCTCCGCCCTGGCCCGCGCCGAGCAGGCCCTGCGCGCCCACGACGTGGAGCCCGTCGGGCCGGGATTCGAGGGAGAGGTGGACATGGTGCTGGTCCTGGGGGGCGACGGCACCATTCTGCGGGCCTGCGAGGTGGCCCGCGAGCGGGACATCCCCCTGGTCGGCATCAACACGGGGCATGTGGGCTTCCTGGCCGAGGCCGATCCTGACGCCGTGGAGCAGGTGGTGGCCGATATGGTCGCCGGGCGCTACACGGTGGAGACCCGCACCGCCCTGAATGTCGAGGTGATCGGCCCCGATGGGACGGTCAGCCGCCAATGGGCCCTCAATGAGGCCGCCCTGGAGAAGCGGGATCGGGCGCGCATGCTCGAGGTCGCCATCGGCGTCGACGGCCAGGCCGTCTCCTCCTTCGGCTGCGACGGGCTGATCATGTCCACCCCCACAGGCTCGACCGCCTACGCCTTCTCCTGCGGCGGCCCGGTCATCTGGCCCGAGGTCGAGGCCATGCTGCTGGTGCCCATCGCCGCCCACGCCCTGTTCACCCGCCCCCTGGTGCTGGGCCCGCGCTCCTGCCTGGAGGTGGTCATCCAGCGCGCCGGCTTCGGCGGGGCCGAGGTCTGGTGCGATGGGCGGCGCAGCCTGGACGCCCCCGTGGGCTCCCGCATCCGAGTGACCCGGGCTGAGCGCCCCGTCAGGCTGGCGCGCTTCAACGAGGCCCCCTTCTCCACCCGGCTCGTGCGCAAGCTCGACCTGCCGGTCGAGGGCTGGCGCGCCTCGGCCAGTGCCGAGAGCGCCGAGGAGACCGGGGACCTCGAGGACGTCCCCGCCTCACCACAGGGCCGCGGCCCCTCGGGGGGCGCGGCGTGA
- the recN gene encoding DNA repair protein RecN — translation MIDSLHIEDLGVIENAELDLAPGLNALTGETGAGKTMVLTSLGLLLGQRADAAAVRAGAQRCLVEGAFIIDPDSRAAQRAVEAGAEIDEDLLLASRSVPASGRSRAHLGGRAVPSSVLAEVGSSLVSVHGQSDQLRLRSAAAQRSALDSLGGAEHLDLCRRYSQAYRARQEAARALEEWQASAEARGEEIERLRGWLTALEELDPQPGEDRALTQEAERLDHAEDLRRAATAALSALSGEDDAVQAPDAVSLIAEAERALAAEAAVDPALAQLATRAGQLGIEAADIAGDLSTYLAGLEADPARLAHVQNRRGALAQACREIAGAERIEDVDALLAWGQRAAARLLELDGPHDGASALAEHLARAEDDLAARRTELTGARQRLATHLEQAVTAELEGLQMKGSRLVVELTELDEPGPTGGESVTLALISHPGAPALPLGKGASGGELSRIMLALEVVLAEARATTAPSAPGRGVRTLVFDEIDAGVGGRAAREIGRRLARLARSHQVVVVTHLAQVAAWADQHLVVRKDTVPAGDGQSELPLDPAQKPGGAPAARTSVVVVTGQERHRELARMLSGHEDSEVAVRHAAELLEEAAHQAAVAESHA, via the coding sequence GTGATCGACTCCCTGCACATCGAGGACCTGGGCGTCATCGAGAACGCAGAGCTGGATCTGGCCCCGGGGCTCAACGCCCTGACCGGGGAGACCGGAGCGGGCAAGACCATGGTCCTGACCTCCCTGGGCCTCCTGCTGGGCCAGCGGGCCGACGCCGCCGCCGTGCGCGCCGGGGCGCAGCGCTGCCTGGTGGAGGGCGCCTTCATCATCGACCCCGACTCGCGCGCCGCCCAGCGCGCAGTTGAGGCCGGGGCTGAGATCGACGAGGACCTGCTCCTGGCCTCACGATCAGTCCCCGCCTCGGGGCGCTCCCGCGCCCACCTGGGGGGACGGGCCGTGCCCTCCTCCGTGCTGGCCGAGGTGGGCTCCTCCCTGGTGTCCGTGCACGGGCAGTCCGATCAGCTGCGGCTGCGCTCAGCGGCCGCCCAGCGCTCCGCCCTGGATTCCCTGGGAGGGGCCGAGCACCTCGACCTGTGCCGCCGCTACTCCCAGGCCTACCGCGCGCGCCAGGAGGCGGCCCGAGCACTGGAGGAGTGGCAGGCCTCCGCCGAGGCGCGAGGTGAGGAGATCGAGCGTCTGCGCGGCTGGCTCACCGCCCTCGAGGAGCTCGACCCCCAGCCGGGGGAGGATCGCGCCCTGACCCAGGAGGCCGAGCGCCTCGATCACGCCGAGGACCTGCGGCGCGCCGCCACGGCCGCGCTGAGCGCGCTCAGCGGGGAGGATGACGCGGTCCAGGCCCCTGACGCGGTGAGCCTGATCGCCGAGGCCGAGCGGGCGCTGGCCGCCGAGGCCGCGGTGGACCCCGCCCTGGCGCAGCTGGCCACGCGTGCCGGTCAGCTGGGCATCGAGGCCGCCGATATCGCCGGGGACCTGTCCACCTACCTGGCGGGCCTTGAGGCGGACCCGGCCCGACTGGCCCACGTCCAGAACCGTCGCGGCGCCCTGGCGCAGGCCTGCCGCGAGATCGCGGGCGCCGAGCGGATTGAGGACGTCGACGCCCTGCTGGCCTGGGGGCAGCGCGCCGCCGCCCGCCTGTTAGAGCTCGACGGCCCCCACGACGGCGCCTCCGCCCTCGCCGAGCACCTGGCCCGGGCCGAGGACGATCTCGCCGCCCGGCGCACCGAGCTCACCGGGGCCCGTCAGCGCCTGGCCACCCATCTGGAGCAGGCCGTCACCGCCGAGCTGGAGGGCCTGCAGATGAAGGGCTCGCGCCTGGTCGTCGAGCTCACCGAGCTGGACGAGCCCGGCCCCACCGGCGGGGAGTCGGTGACACTGGCCCTGATCTCGCACCCTGGTGCCCCGGCCCTGCCGCTGGGCAAGGGCGCCTCAGGCGGCGAGCTCTCCCGCATCATGCTGGCCCTGGAGGTGGTCCTGGCCGAGGCCCGCGCCACGACAGCGCCCTCCGCCCCAGGCCGGGGCGTGCGCACCCTGGTCTTCGACGAGATCGATGCCGGCGTGGGCGGCAGGGCCGCCCGCGAGATCGGCAGGCGCCTGGCCCGCCTGGCCCGAAGCCACCAGGTGGTGGTGGTCACCCACCTGGCTCAGGTGGCGGCATGGGCCGACCAGCACCTGGTGGTGCGCAAGGACACCGTCCCGGCTGGTGACGGGCAGTCCGAGCTACCCCTGGATCCCGCGCAGAAGCCCGGCGGAGCGCCGGCCGCCCGCACCAGCGTCGTCGTGGTCACCGGCCAGGAGCGCCACCGGGAGCTGGCCCGGATGCTCTCGGGGCACGAGGACTCCGAGGTCGCCGTCCGGCACGCCGCCGAGCTGCTGGAGGAGGCGGCCCACCAGGCCGCCGTGGCAGAATCCCACGCGTGA
- a CDS encoding tetratricopeptide repeat protein, with protein sequence MLQRLLNDDPQAAYEHGRYAASQAGRVAVVRESTGIAAYLAGLYTEALREIRAARRLSGLDLHRAIEADCERALGNRDKALQVVAGADPRQLDDVERAELAMVASGIRHEMGQTELGLMVIEDAIRARPTRSEILWRLHSVRADRLEDLGRQAEAQAIRERIGPDPAEQFEEEVEVFDIEDEDDDEPQQPTAEDAAAPDAEPETADAVDTAEAADSADPTASASPDDDTDEDAHWSAEFAQRVEDELTELLAEAEQDPSAPHEEV encoded by the coding sequence ATGCTCCAGCGCCTGCTCAACGACGACCCCCAGGCGGCCTATGAGCACGGGCGCTACGCCGCCTCGCAGGCGGGACGGGTCGCCGTCGTCAGGGAGTCCACCGGTATCGCCGCCTACCTCGCCGGCCTCTACACCGAGGCGCTCCGCGAGATCAGGGCCGCGCGCCGACTCTCCGGCCTGGACCTTCACCGCGCCATCGAGGCGGACTGCGAGCGCGCCCTGGGCAACCGTGACAAGGCCCTTCAGGTCGTCGCCGGCGCCGACCCCCGCCAGCTCGACGACGTAGAGCGAGCCGAGCTGGCCATGGTCGCCTCCGGTATTCGCCATGAGATGGGGCAGACCGAGCTCGGTCTCATGGTCATCGAAGACGCGATCAGGGCTCGTCCCACGCGTAGCGAGATCCTGTGGCGGCTCCACTCCGTGCGCGCCGACCGGCTCGAGGACCTGGGCCGCCAGGCTGAGGCCCAGGCCATTCGTGAGCGCATCGGTCCCGACCCCGCAGAGCAATTCGAGGAGGAGGTCGAGGTCTTCGACATCGAGGACGAGGACGATGACGAGCCCCAGCAGCCGACTGCTGAGGACGCCGCGGCGCCGGATGCTGAGCCGGAGACCGCAGACGCCGTGGACACAGCGGAGGCTGCGGATTCCGCCGACCCAACCGCCTCGGCGTCCCCTGATGATGACACGGACGAGGACGCCCACTGGTCGGCCGAGTTCGCCCAGCGCGTCGAGGACGAGCTCACCGAGCTGCTGGCCGAGGCCGAGCAGGACCCCAGTGCGCCCCATGAGGAGGTCTGA
- the steA gene encoding putative cytokinetic ring protein SteA, translating to MRSPFRRPASRSARSTGVVRVDTRTKRLTKRLQPGEIAVIDHTDLDRVAAESLVERRPAAVLNAAPSVSGRYPNLGPGILIEAGIPLIDDLGPDIMRLHDGQRVEIHDGAVSHMGKTQVIAEGTLQSAESVDAAMEEAKAGLAVQLEAFAANTMEYMRGEWDLLLNGVGMPALRTQMSGKHVLVVVRGYSYKEDLKALRPYIREYRPIIIGVDGGADAVLEEGLKLHMVVGDMDSVSDKALTSGAEIIVHGYRDGRAPGLSRVEDLGVEHSVFSATGTSEDIAMLMADEAGAEIIVALGTHATLLEFLDKGRSGMSSTFLTRLKVGGRLIDAKGVSQLYRTRISGWWLVGLALAGLLALATAIMSTPGGQAFLGLSGVLWDDIINFFRALVGLSPQSPTV from the coding sequence GTGAGGAGTCCCTTCCGCAGGCCTGCGTCCCGATCCGCGCGCTCCACCGGGGTTGTGCGGGTCGATACACGCACCAAGCGGCTCACCAAGCGCCTCCAGCCCGGTGAGATCGCCGTGATCGACCACACCGACCTGGACCGAGTGGCGGCCGAGTCCCTGGTGGAGCGCCGGCCGGCGGCCGTCCTCAACGCCGCCCCGTCGGTCTCCGGGCGCTACCCCAACCTGGGCCCGGGGATTCTCATCGAGGCCGGCATCCCCCTCATCGATGACCTGGGGCCGGACATCATGCGCCTGCACGACGGCCAGCGCGTCGAGATCCACGACGGGGCGGTCAGCCACATGGGCAAGACCCAGGTCATCGCCGAGGGCACGCTCCAGAGCGCCGAGTCGGTGGACGCGGCCATGGAGGAGGCCAAAGCGGGGCTGGCCGTCCAGCTGGAGGCCTTCGCCGCCAACACCATGGAGTACATGCGGGGCGAGTGGGACCTGCTGCTCAACGGTGTGGGCATGCCGGCCCTGCGCACCCAGATGAGCGGCAAGCACGTCCTGGTGGTGGTGCGGGGGTACTCCTACAAGGAGGACCTCAAGGCGCTGCGCCCCTACATCCGTGAGTACAGGCCGATCATCATCGGCGTGGACGGGGGCGCCGACGCGGTTCTCGAGGAGGGCCTGAAGCTCCACATGGTGGTGGGGGACATGGACTCGGTCTCCGACAAGGCCCTGACCAGTGGGGCCGAGATCATCGTCCACGGATACCGCGACGGGCGCGCCCCGGGGCTCTCGCGCGTCGAGGACCTGGGCGTGGAGCACTCCGTGTTCTCCGCCACCGGCACCTCGGAGGACATCGCCATGCTCATGGCCGACGAGGCCGGGGCGGAGATCATCGTCGCCCTGGGAACCCACGCCACGCTCCTGGAGTTCCTGGACAAGGGTCGCTCGGGGATGTCCTCGACCTTCCTGACCCGCCTGAAGGTGGGCGGGCGGCTCATCGATGCCAAGGGCGTCTCCCAGCTCTACCGCACCCGCATCTCCGGGTGGTGGCTGGTGGGCCTGGCCCTGGCCGGGCTCCTCGCCCTGGCCACGGCGATCATGTCCACCCCCGGCGGTCAGGCCTTCCTGGGCCTGTCCGGCGTGCTGTGGGACGACATCATCAACTTCTTCCGCGCTCTGGTGGGCCTGTCCCCCCAATCGCCCACTGTCTGA
- a CDS encoding HAD-IIA family hydrolase, translated as MRRSEMITSAQPGTQERVGLLAATEPLCEIHDVALLDLDGVCFAGNARIAHAADSVNGARSAGMRMSFVTNNASRTPQAVADKLADNGIQASPAEVFSAAMDGAALLAEHVPAGATVLVVGGDGVREALIDQGYQVTDTAEHRPAAVVQGWDPGVDWALLSEALYAISQGALHVATNLDSTLPTERGFALGNGSLVAAVVNATGVQPLAGGKPTPGIYQRALARAGGSRPLAVGDRLNTDLVGARTAGFPGLHVLTGVSRARDVILAGPHERPSYLHTDLRGLTEPHPAPHAVEIEGATWWQVSQQRARVVGGRLELDGSGLLTEPGAVRLDAYRALVAAAWDHADTTSGDSLQVPELDVLAP; from the coding sequence ATGAGGAGGTCTGAGATGATCACCAGCGCACAGCCCGGCACCCAGGAGCGAGTCGGCCTCTTGGCCGCTACCGAACCCCTGTGCGAGATCCACGACGTCGCCCTGCTCGACCTCGACGGGGTCTGCTTCGCCGGCAATGCCCGCATCGCCCACGCCGCCGACTCGGTCAACGGCGCTCGCAGCGCGGGCATGCGCATGTCCTTCGTCACCAACAACGCCTCCAGGACCCCTCAGGCCGTGGCCGACAAGCTCGCCGACAACGGCATCCAGGCCAGCCCCGCCGAGGTCTTCAGCGCCGCCATGGACGGCGCCGCCCTCCTGGCCGAGCACGTCCCCGCGGGGGCCACCGTCCTGGTGGTGGGGGGCGACGGCGTGCGCGAGGCCCTCATCGACCAGGGGTACCAGGTCACCGACACCGCCGAGCACCGGCCAGCGGCCGTCGTCCAGGGCTGGGACCCCGGCGTCGACTGGGCACTGCTGTCCGAGGCCCTCTACGCCATCTCCCAGGGCGCCCTGCACGTGGCCACCAACCTCGACTCCACGCTGCCCACCGAGAGGGGCTTCGCCCTGGGCAACGGCAGCCTGGTGGCGGCCGTCGTCAACGCCACCGGGGTCCAGCCCCTTGCCGGGGGCAAGCCGACCCCCGGGATCTACCAGCGCGCACTGGCCCGTGCCGGTGGCAGCCGCCCCCTGGCCGTGGGGGACCGCCTCAACACCGACCTGGTGGGCGCTCGCACCGCGGGCTTCCCCGGCCTCCACGTACTGACCGGGGTCTCGAGAGCTCGCGACGTCATCCTGGCCGGGCCTCACGAGCGGCCCAGCTACCTGCACACCGACCTGCGCGGCCTGACCGAGCCGCACCCCGCCCCCCACGCCGTCGAGATCGAGGGCGCGACCTGGTGGCAGGTCAGCCAGCAGCGAGCCCGCGTGGTCGGCGGGCGACTGGAGCTGGACGGCTCAGGCCTCCTGACCGAGCCCGGCGCCGTCCGCCTGGACGCCTACCGCGCCCTGGTCGCCGCCGCCTGGGACCACGCCGACACCACGAGCGGGGACTCGCTCCAGGTCCCCGAGCTCGACGTCCTGGCCCCCTGA
- a CDS encoding TlyA family RNA methyltransferase — MARLIRIDSELARRGLARSRTHAAELLAQGRVTVDGAVVTKPARQVNPAQAIEVLPPRRGGDGQDYVSRGAHKLAGALDALADRGLAPRVAGRRCLDAGASTGGFTDVLLRRGAAHVVAVDVGYGQLAWSLRSDPRVTALDRTNVRTLDPAAVAPGPGLVVGDLSFISLTLVLEPLTRAAAPDADLLLMVKPQFEVGKERLGRGGVVRDPDLHVESVVEVAQAAHRLGLAVRAVTASPLPGPAGNVEYFLAMRAGQAGGAGDMDGQELYDQALEAVAQGPAGNLGRGRSQP; from the coding sequence ATGGCCCGCCTCATCCGCATCGACTCCGAGCTGGCCCGCCGCGGCCTGGCCCGCTCCCGCACCCACGCCGCCGAGCTCCTGGCCCAGGGGCGCGTCACAGTCGACGGCGCCGTGGTCACCAAGCCGGCGCGCCAGGTCAACCCGGCCCAGGCCATCGAGGTGCTCCCTCCTCGCAGGGGCGGCGACGGTCAGGACTACGTCTCCCGTGGGGCCCACAAGCTCGCCGGCGCCCTGGACGCCCTGGCCGATCGCGGCCTGGCGCCGCGGGTGGCCGGGCGCCGCTGCCTGGATGCCGGGGCCTCCACCGGAGGCTTCACCGACGTCCTGCTGCGCCGCGGCGCCGCGCATGTCGTGGCCGTCGACGTCGGCTACGGCCAACTGGCCTGGTCCCTGCGGTCCGACCCCCGGGTCACCGCCCTGGACCGCACCAATGTGCGCACCCTGGACCCCGCCGCCGTGGCCCCCGGTCCAGGACTGGTGGTGGGCGACCTGTCCTTCATCTCCCTGACCCTGGTCCTGGAGCCCCTGACGCGCGCCGCCGCACCGGATGCCGACCTCCTGCTCATGGTCAAGCCCCAGTTCGAGGTGGGCAAGGAGCGCCTGGGGCGCGGGGGAGTGGTCCGCGATCCCGACCTCCATGTCGAGTCCGTCGTGGAGGTCGCCCAGGCGGCCCACCGACTGGGCCTTGCCGTGCGGGCCGTGACCGCCTCGCCGCTGCCGGGTCCCGCCGGGAACGTCGAGTACTTCCTGGCCATGCGCGCCGGCCAGGCCGGGGGCGCCGGTGACATGGACGGCCAGGAGCTCTACGACCAGGCCCTGGAGGCCGTCGCGCAGGGCCCGGCCGGTAACCTGGGCCGCGGAAGGAGCCAGCCGTGA